CTGTCGCCAGGCCATCGCGATGCACGTTCAGCGAATAGTACGTCGGCAGAAAGCCGATCAGCGCCAACAGAATCAGCCCCATTCCTTTTTGGCCGTCGTTCGATCCGTGCGCCAGGCTGACGCCCCCGCAAGTGGCCAGCAGACCGCGCGAATCCAATGGGGAGGATTGTCCCCCTCCCCGGGTGGGCGATACAGACTGGGGTTCTTGAAGACGCGCTTCATTAACAGCAGCAAACAGGCTGCCGAGGTTAGCCCGATGATGGGTGAAATCAACAGCGAAAGGCCGACCTCTGTGGCCTTATGCCAATTCACGCCGGACATATCGCCGCGCGTTATCAAGCTGTTGGCCAGGCCCACACCCAGGATAGATCCGATCAACGTGTGCGAGCTGGAAACCGGCAGCCCGTACCACCAGGTGCCAAGATTCCAAACCACGCCAGCTAATAGCAGTGAGATCACCATTACGATCGATCGCAACGAGGAGCTCTCGATCAGCAGGTCAACGGGCAGCAGGTTGACGATGGCGAAGGCCACGGCTGTGCCGCCGAGCAGCACACCTAGAAAATTGCAGAAACCCGAATAGAGTACGGCCGGAGTCGGTCGCAGCGTGCCGGTGTAAATAACCGTGGTGACCGCGTTTGCCGTATCGTGAAAGCCGTTGATAAACTCGAATCCAAAGGCAATCAACAGCGCAACACCAAAGAAGATTTGATGTTGCAGAGAAAGGTCGCTGACCGCTTGCCAAAGTGATGTGCTCACGCGGCAATCTCCTCGGGAATCGGGCGCCAGTCCCTTTGGGGATTAGCGGGCAGGGTCATATGACGGGCCGCCTGACGCTGCCGTAAGCAACGCCCAGCTTACCATCGGATAGGAACCAGGGAAGAGCATCCCGTGGGCATCTTTAGGCTGGCCAATGCGAATTGTTAGGTCTTTGTTTGCGACCCACGGTAAAACGTGCACAGTCGCTCATTTCCCTCATATGAACGGCGAGTTGCTGTCCCGCTCACTTCCCTTTTGATACCATGCGCAGGAATTGCATTTACGCGTCGACTCGTCTATTACGGGTTCGACCGTTGAGGGTGCAGACAACGACGAAGGGTGTGTTTATGACGGCGCGCGTGCAACCGGTCGATTCCGCGCCGGTGCAGGGCATTGCGATCGAA
The window above is part of the Pirellulales bacterium genome. Proteins encoded here:
- a CDS encoding inorganic phosphate transporter, translating into MSTSLWQAVSDLSLQHQIFFGVALLIAFGFEFINGFHDTANAVTTVIYTGTLRPTPAVLYSGFCNFLGVLLGGTAVAFAIVNLLPVDLLIESSSLRSIVMVISLLLAGVVWNLGTWWYGLPVSSSHTLIGSILGVGLANSLITRGDMSGVNWHKATEVGLSLLISPIIGLTSAACLLLLMKRVFKNPSLYRPPGEGDNPPHWIRAVCWPLAGASAWRTDRTTAKKEWG